A single window of Nicotiana tomentosiformis chromosome 1, ASM39032v3, whole genome shotgun sequence DNA harbors:
- the LOC104113351 gene encoding light-mediated development protein DET1 isoform X2, whose protein sequence is MLPPGFLSARFVPLLLAPVFIVPEDFMRTLYQVIPYMMLNVPTIHFASSRMMVYILKFESFFTQLYSVTLASSGELICKDFFLYMESNQFGLFATSTAQIHDAPPTGGAIQGVPSVEKITFHLLRLEDGAILDERVFHNDYVNLAHSVGAFLYDDLLAIVSLRFQRIHILQIRDSGDLVDVRAIGEFCREDDELFLNSNSQVLVNHVGNGFHHGLPDPETSFLSGIKQRLLSFIFRGIWNEETDQTMRVQCLKKKFYFHFQDYIDLIIWKVQFLDRHHLLIKFGSVDGGVSRNADSHPSFFAVYNMETTDILAFYQNSADELYFLFELFSDHFHVSSRSSLHMNFMSSHSNNIHALEQLRCTKNKAASFSQFVKKMMASLPFSCQSQSPSPYFDQSLFRFDEKLISAIDRHRQSTDHPIKFISRRQLNILKFKIKPGPEAGSTDGRTKKICSFLFHPILPLAISVQQTLFLQSSVVNIHFRR, encoded by the exons ATGTTACCGCCAGGCTTTTTGAGCGCCAGATTTGTACCCCTTCTCCTGGCACCAGT ATTCATCGTGCCAGAAGATTTTATGAGAAcattgtaccaagttataccgtATATGATGTTGAATGTCCCGACCATTCATTTCGCAAGTTCACGGATGATGGTCTATATCTT GAAGTTCGAGAGCTTCTTCACGCAACTGTACAGTGTAACTCTTGCTTCTAGTGGGGAACTTATATGCAAAGATTTCTTTCTCTATATGGAGAGCAATCAATTTGGACTCTTTGCAACTTCAACTGCACAAATTCATGATGCTCCTCCTACTGGAGGGGCAATTCAGGGTGTCCCTTCAGTTGAAAAAATAACTTTTCACCTTCTGAG GTTGGAGGATGGAGCTATACTTGATGAGAGGGTTTTTCACAATGATTATGTTAATTTGGCACATAGTGTTGGTGCTTTCTTGTATGATGATTTGCTTGCTATAGTGTCCCTTCGTTTTCAAAGAATACACATCCTTCAGATCAGAGATTCTGGAGATCTTGTTGATGTACGAGCAATTGGGGAATTCTGCCGTGAAGATGATGAACTTTTTCTCAATTCCAATTCCCAG GTGCTTGTAAATCATGTTGGAAATGGTTTTCATCATGGTCTGCCTGATCCAGAGACTTCTTTCCTGAGTGGTATAAAGCAGCGGCTGCTTTCATTTATATTTCGAGGTATATGGAATGAAGAAACTGACCAGACCATG CGAGTGCAGTGCCTGAAGAAGAAGTTTTACTTCCACTTTCAAGATTACATTGACTTAATTATCTGGAAG GTACAATTCTTGGACCGACATCACCTATTGATCAAGTTTGGCAGTGTTGATGGTGGG GTATCTCGAAATGCTGACAGCCATCCTTCCTTTTTTGCTGTTTATAATATGGAGACTACTGACATTCTTGCATTTTATCAG AACTCAGCCGATGAGCTCTATTTCTTGTTCGAGCTGTTCAGTGACCACTTTCATGTTTCATCCAGAAGTTCATTACATATGAACTTCATGTCCTCTCATTCAAACAACATCCACGCCCTCGAGCAACTAAGGTGCACAAAGAATAAAGCAGCCAGTTTTTCTCAA TTTGTTAAGAAGATGATGGCCTCCTTGCCTTTTAGTTGTCAGTCTCAGAGTCCTTCCCCTTATTTTGACCAATCTCTCTTCAGATTTGATGAAAAG CTTATTTCAGCGATTGACCGCCATAGACAGTCTACTGACCATCCAATCAAATTCATTTCAAGGAGACAACTTAATATCCTGAAATTCAAAATTAAGCCAG GACCCGAAGCCGGAAGCACGGATGGGCGGACTAAGAAGATCTGTTCCTTCCTCTTCCACCCAATATTACCCCTTGCAATTTCTGTTCAACAAACCTTGTTTCTGCAGTCATCAGTTGTAAATATCCATTTTCGTCGGTAA
- the LOC138910594 gene encoding uncharacterized protein, giving the protein MAEELKKLIGRVQSVEGGKGIEGLNYEYLCIKPDVKLLEDYKPPKFEMFDGTGDPNVHLRTYCDKLVRVRDALSWYISQNPKKWANWVIMASDFMDRFRFNTENAPNIFYIQNLKKKPTETFRKYATHWRSKDTKVRPTLEEEQMNKFFVRAQDPQYYERLMVIEKLSSQTSSSWERE; this is encoded by the exons ATGGCGGAGGAGCTCAAGAAACTCATAGGGAGAGTCCagagtgttgaaggtgggaaAGGCATTGAAGGACTGAATTACGAATATCTGTGTATTAAGCCAGATGTGAAACTGCTAGAGGATTACAAACCTCCAAAGTTTGAAATGTTCGATGGCACTGGAGATCCTAATGTGCATCTAAGAACATACTGTGACAAGCTTGTAAGAGTAA GAGACGCCttatcttggtatatcagtcaaaacccaaagaaatgggCAAATTGGGTAATTATGGCATCAGACttcatggacagattcaggttcaacacagaaaatgcGCCAAACATTTTctatattcaaaacctcaaaaagaagccgacagaaaccttCCGCAAGTATGCTACTCATTGGAGATCAAAGGACACAAAGGTAAGGCCAACActcgaagaagaacaaatgaacaagttctttgttagagctcaagatccgCAGTATTATGAAAGATTGATGGTCATCGAGAAATTAAGTTCTCAaacatcatcaagttgggagagagaataa
- the LOC104113351 gene encoding light-mediated development protein DET1 isoform X1 gives MFKSNNVTARLFERQICTPSPGTSIHRARRFYENIVPSYTVYDVECPDHSFRKFTDDGLYLVSFSRNHQDLIVYRPTWLSFSCKDEDCDIHDLPSKARKFESFFTQLYSVTLASSGELICKDFFLYMESNQFGLFATSTAQIHDAPPTGGAIQGVPSVEKITFHLLRLEDGAILDERVFHNDYVNLAHSVGAFLYDDLLAIVSLRFQRIHILQIRDSGDLVDVRAIGEFCREDDELFLNSNSQVLVNHVGNGFHHGLPDPETSFLSGIKQRLLSFIFRGIWNEETDQTMRVQCLKKKFYFHFQDYIDLIIWKVQFLDRHHLLIKFGSVDGGVSRNADSHPSFFAVYNMETTDILAFYQNSADELYFLFELFSDHFHVSSRSSLHMNFMSSHSNNIHALEQLRCTKNKAASFSQFVKKMMASLPFSCQSQSPSPYFDQSLFRFDEKLISAIDRHRQSTDHPIKFISRRQLNILKFKIKPGPEAGSTDGRTKKICSFLFHPILPLAISVQQTLFLQSSVVNIHFRR, from the exons ATGTTCAAAAGCAACAATGTTACCGCCAGGCTTTTTGAGCGCCAGATTTGTACCCCTTCTCCTGGCACCAGT ATTCATCGTGCCAGAAGATTTTATGAGAAcattgtaccaagttataccgtATATGATGTTGAATGTCCCGACCATTCATTTCGCAAGTTCACGGATGATGGTCTATATCTTGTAAGTTTCAGCCGAAATCATCAGGATCTGATTGTTTATAGACCAACATGGTTGTCATTTTCCTGCAAAGATGAAGATTGTGATATTCATGATCTTCCTTCGAAAGCCAGGAAGTTCGAGAGCTTCTTCACGCAACTGTACAGTGTAACTCTTGCTTCTAGTGGGGAACTTATATGCAAAGATTTCTTTCTCTATATGGAGAGCAATCAATTTGGACTCTTTGCAACTTCAACTGCACAAATTCATGATGCTCCTCCTACTGGAGGGGCAATTCAGGGTGTCCCTTCAGTTGAAAAAATAACTTTTCACCTTCTGAG GTTGGAGGATGGAGCTATACTTGATGAGAGGGTTTTTCACAATGATTATGTTAATTTGGCACATAGTGTTGGTGCTTTCTTGTATGATGATTTGCTTGCTATAGTGTCCCTTCGTTTTCAAAGAATACACATCCTTCAGATCAGAGATTCTGGAGATCTTGTTGATGTACGAGCAATTGGGGAATTCTGCCGTGAAGATGATGAACTTTTTCTCAATTCCAATTCCCAG GTGCTTGTAAATCATGTTGGAAATGGTTTTCATCATGGTCTGCCTGATCCAGAGACTTCTTTCCTGAGTGGTATAAAGCAGCGGCTGCTTTCATTTATATTTCGAGGTATATGGAATGAAGAAACTGACCAGACCATG CGAGTGCAGTGCCTGAAGAAGAAGTTTTACTTCCACTTTCAAGATTACATTGACTTAATTATCTGGAAG GTACAATTCTTGGACCGACATCACCTATTGATCAAGTTTGGCAGTGTTGATGGTGGG GTATCTCGAAATGCTGACAGCCATCCTTCCTTTTTTGCTGTTTATAATATGGAGACTACTGACATTCTTGCATTTTATCAG AACTCAGCCGATGAGCTCTATTTCTTGTTCGAGCTGTTCAGTGACCACTTTCATGTTTCATCCAGAAGTTCATTACATATGAACTTCATGTCCTCTCATTCAAACAACATCCACGCCCTCGAGCAACTAAGGTGCACAAAGAATAAAGCAGCCAGTTTTTCTCAA TTTGTTAAGAAGATGATGGCCTCCTTGCCTTTTAGTTGTCAGTCTCAGAGTCCTTCCCCTTATTTTGACCAATCTCTCTTCAGATTTGATGAAAAG CTTATTTCAGCGATTGACCGCCATAGACAGTCTACTGACCATCCAATCAAATTCATTTCAAGGAGACAACTTAATATCCTGAAATTCAAAATTAAGCCAG GACCCGAAGCCGGAAGCACGGATGGGCGGACTAAGAAGATCTGTTCCTTCCTCTTCCACCCAATATTACCCCTTGCAATTTCTGTTCAACAAACCTTGTTTCTGCAGTCATCAGTTGTAAATATCCATTTTCGTCGGTAA